Proteins encoded together in one Planctopirus ephydatiae window:
- a CDS encoding DUF1553 domain-containing protein, translated as MPFLYRFLISNLTTLLIATVIASSNLEVQKAQGQDEKNPPKLPAHLQTSKKLQFNSDIRPILSDRCFHCHGPDSATRAAGLRLDQRVEAVRAKAIQLDQLDQSELLVRISSDDPDLVMPPPSLKKPLSTTQKATLKQWVLEGAEYQPHWSFIPIPKTISIPAETQSKFLEKQPIDQFVEARLAEVGWQPSPPASRLTWLRRVTLDLTGLPPSTAEIEQFLSLADSPETRRVAVDRLFTTPAYAERMTNDWLDLARYADTFGYQADREMHVWPWRDWVIRAFSKNLSYRDFLKWQVAGDLLPEATQDQKLATAFNRLHRQTNEGGSVEEEFRIEYVSDRVRTIGTAALGLTMECCRCHDHKYDPISQKEFYALSAFFANIDEHGLYSHFTETAPTPAMPLYADGQQAQHEKLLQEIQQAATALKDIESRLLVQREQSQVNAEEELTPLQPVEPVAQFDFEGISPGGTNKLVDSRKTASGQDRGQAIEFSGDDEYKLKEVGNFARTSPFSLSMWLKPTEHKPRMVVAHCSQAAEDSAFRGYAFTLDEGRPTFALIHFWPGNAIRVQAPNVLPLGQWSHVAITYDGSSKASGVQIYLDGQPLSLVVERDKLTRDIRHRSEWGDSAAGSLSLSLGARFRDIGFAQGQLDDLKVFEVELSQAEVAQLAESTVENLSLAKNSSRPLHWLRAQPEWKEAFSKLASARVAEDNFITRVKQIMVMEELPGMRPTHLLKRGEYLQPAEVVQPDVPQAIGSLKAEWPRNRLGLANWLVDDANPLTARVAVNRLWQVAFGRGLVATPEDYGSQGALPSHPELLDWLARDFMDHGWDLQHTLRQIVLSDAYARSATPVDVAYYLADPENRLLARGPRFRLSSEMLRDQALAVSGLLITKVGGASVYPYQPAGLWEEAGTGKSYPKVGGEHLYRRSMYTFWRRILPPPSMSTFDAPSRESCIAKRERTSTPLQALVLMNDPQFIEAARVYAENLSLAHAAPADRVKVAYTSLLTREPSSRELELLLAFYEQQVAIYQSQPETAAELLKIGEKPASGKVSPAQHAALTQVILLLFSHDDGVSR; from the coding sequence ATGCCTTTTCTCTATCGTTTTTTAATCAGCAACCTGACCACACTGCTGATTGCGACAGTGATTGCCTCCAGCAACCTGGAAGTCCAAAAAGCACAGGGCCAGGATGAAAAAAATCCTCCAAAGCTTCCTGCACATCTTCAAACGTCTAAGAAGCTGCAGTTCAATAGCGATATTCGTCCGATTCTCTCTGATCGATGTTTTCATTGCCATGGGCCGGATAGTGCCACCCGGGCCGCCGGCTTAAGACTCGATCAACGAGTAGAAGCCGTCCGGGCAAAAGCCATTCAACTCGATCAACTGGACCAGAGCGAGTTGCTGGTACGGATCTCATCCGACGATCCCGATCTGGTCATGCCTCCTCCCTCACTGAAGAAACCTCTTTCGACGACTCAAAAGGCCACCTTGAAACAATGGGTGCTCGAAGGAGCCGAGTATCAGCCTCATTGGTCCTTTATTCCCATCCCCAAAACAATCTCTATACCTGCAGAAACTCAATCGAAATTTCTTGAGAAGCAGCCCATTGACCAGTTCGTTGAAGCCCGCCTGGCAGAAGTCGGCTGGCAACCATCTCCTCCGGCATCACGACTGACCTGGCTGCGTCGCGTCACGCTGGACCTCACGGGACTCCCCCCATCAACCGCCGAAATCGAGCAGTTTCTCTCGCTGGCCGATTCTCCTGAAACTCGCCGAGTTGCGGTCGATCGCCTGTTTACAACGCCTGCCTATGCCGAACGGATGACTAACGATTGGCTCGATCTCGCCCGCTATGCCGACACTTTCGGCTATCAGGCCGACCGGGAAATGCATGTCTGGCCCTGGCGCGACTGGGTGATTCGCGCCTTCTCAAAGAATCTTTCTTACCGCGATTTTCTCAAGTGGCAGGTCGCTGGAGATCTGCTTCCCGAGGCCACACAAGATCAAAAGCTGGCAACCGCTTTCAATCGTCTCCATCGGCAAACAAATGAAGGGGGCAGTGTCGAAGAAGAGTTTCGTATCGAATATGTCTCAGATCGCGTGCGAACGATTGGTACTGCGGCACTAGGTCTGACCATGGAGTGTTGCCGCTGTCATGACCATAAGTACGATCCGATTTCCCAAAAGGAGTTTTACGCACTCAGTGCTTTCTTCGCGAATATCGACGAGCACGGCCTGTACTCGCATTTCACAGAAACGGCCCCCACGCCCGCCATGCCACTCTATGCCGATGGGCAGCAGGCACAGCACGAAAAACTGCTGCAAGAAATCCAGCAGGCCGCCACAGCTTTGAAAGATATCGAGAGCCGGTTGCTCGTTCAGCGTGAGCAGTCACAGGTCAACGCCGAAGAGGAACTCACGCCACTTCAACCAGTTGAACCGGTCGCTCAGTTTGATTTTGAGGGTATTTCACCGGGCGGCACTAACAAGCTGGTCGACAGTCGCAAGACCGCGAGCGGACAAGATCGTGGCCAGGCGATCGAGTTCAGTGGCGACGACGAATACAAACTTAAAGAAGTGGGGAACTTTGCCAGAACCTCGCCGTTCAGCCTTTCCATGTGGCTGAAGCCCACTGAGCATAAACCCCGCATGGTTGTTGCTCATTGTTCACAAGCGGCTGAAGACTCTGCCTTCCGAGGTTATGCATTCACGCTCGATGAAGGCCGACCCACGTTTGCACTCATTCATTTCTGGCCAGGAAATGCCATTCGAGTTCAGGCTCCCAACGTTTTACCGCTGGGTCAATGGTCGCATGTGGCCATCACTTATGATGGTTCCAGCAAAGCCTCCGGTGTGCAGATCTATCTCGATGGCCAGCCACTTTCGCTGGTTGTCGAGCGCGATAAACTCACGCGCGATATCCGCCATCGATCCGAATGGGGCGATTCGGCTGCTGGAAGTTTATCTCTATCACTGGGTGCCCGCTTTCGAGATATCGGCTTCGCCCAAGGACAGCTTGATGACCTCAAGGTCTTTGAGGTGGAATTGTCACAGGCCGAAGTTGCTCAACTGGCCGAATCGACAGTAGAAAATCTTTCCCTCGCAAAAAACTCCTCGCGACCACTTCACTGGCTCAGGGCTCAACCTGAATGGAAGGAGGCCTTTTCCAAACTCGCCTCCGCTCGAGTAGCAGAAGACAACTTCATCACTCGCGTCAAACAGATCATGGTGATGGAAGAGCTTCCCGGCATGAGACCCACCCATCTGCTCAAGCGCGGTGAATATCTTCAACCGGCCGAAGTCGTGCAGCCGGATGTCCCGCAGGCAATTGGTTCGTTGAAAGCCGAATGGCCACGCAATCGACTGGGCCTTGCCAATTGGCTGGTCGATGATGCCAACCCACTGACAGCTCGTGTGGCCGTCAATCGCTTGTGGCAAGTTGCTTTTGGGCGAGGGTTGGTGGCCACCCCGGAGGATTATGGCAGCCAGGGAGCGCTTCCGAGCCATCCCGAACTCCTCGACTGGTTAGCACGCGATTTCATGGATCATGGTTGGGATCTTCAGCACACTCTCCGGCAGATTGTCCTTTCGGATGCCTATGCGCGATCGGCAACCCCGGTCGATGTCGCCTACTATTTGGCAGATCCTGAAAATCGATTACTGGCTCGTGGGCCCAGGTTTCGACTTTCCTCGGAAATGCTCCGCGATCAGGCACTTGCGGTGAGTGGCCTCTTGATCACAAAAGTGGGGGGGGCCAGCGTTTACCCCTATCAACCGGCTGGATTATGGGAAGAAGCGGGGACAGGAAAAAGCTATCCCAAAGTGGGAGGAGAGCACCTTTACCGCCGGAGTATGTACACATTCTGGCGGAGGATTCTGCCGCCACCATCCATGAGCACTTTTGACGCCCCGAGCCGTGAAAGCTGCATTGCCAAACGCGAGCGCACCAGCACGCCGCTCCAGGCACTGGTGTTGATGAACGATCCCCAGTTCATCGAGGCCGCGAGAGTTTATGCCGAAAATCTCAGCCTTGCGCATGCAGCTCCTGCTGATCGGGTGAAAGTCGCCTATACGTCACTTCTCACACGCGAACCGAGTTCTCGCGAATTGGAGTTGCTACTGGCATTTTACGAGCAGCAGGTGGCCATTTATCAATCTCAGCCAGAGACGGCAGCCGAACTCTTAAAGATCGGCGAGAAGCCAGCCTCAGGCAAAGTCTCTCCGGCTCAGCACGCCGCTCTCACCCAGGTCATCCTGCTGTTGTTCAGCCACGATGATGGCGTTTCGAGATAA
- the rpsO gene encoding 30S ribosomal protein S15: protein MSITKERKTQVIKDFQRSESDTGSPEVQIAVLSSRIAELTEHLRSHKKDHASRRGLLMLVSKRRRQLDYVKAKSPAKYFELLERLSLRK, encoded by the coding sequence ATGTCGATCACAAAAGAGCGTAAAACACAGGTTATCAAGGACTTCCAGCGATCAGAGTCAGATACTGGCTCGCCTGAAGTTCAGATTGCTGTGCTGTCTTCACGAATTGCCGAGCTGACCGAGCATCTGCGCAGCCACAAGAAAGATCACGCCAGCCGGCGTGGTTTGTTGATGCTGGTGAGCAAGAGACGACGGCAGCTCGATTATGTGAAGGCGAAGTCTCCAGCCAAGTATTTTGAGCTGCTCGAACGACTGAGTCTCCGCAAGTAG
- the pnp gene encoding polyribonucleotide nucleotidyltransferase yields the protein MKVTVERQFAGRTLSITTGELAKQAAGAVTIQYGETMVFVAAQNGPSRPGTDFFPLTCDYRERLAAAGKFPGGFIKREGRPTLREVLTSRLTDRPIRPLFPEGYIEEVQVMSNVLASDGVNDPDVLSIIAASAALCLAPVPFQGPLAAVRVGLIDGEFILFPTQEQIADSELDLVVAGTEKSVLMIEGFGKQLPEDQMADAIMFGHRTIVELCQLQLELVAKSGRERFVLPAPEANPFEAILLEKAYAKLREVKQSSVKKERSSQTSAYKKELLAEFFPNDAETTANGLTKTQFFAAFYAVETKAVRDLILDGVRLDGRKHDDLRAVSCAASVLPRVHGSSLFTRGETQSLATVTLGTIRDVQRVEGLFGEEAKAFMLDYYFPPYSVGECKPLRGPGRRELGHGALAERSVASVLPSPEKFPYTIRVISDILESNGSSSMASVCSATLALMDAGVPISQPVAGISIGLVKSADRFILLTDIMGDEDHFGDMDFKVAGTQKGVTGIQLDLKIDGISEEIVRATLEQAKKARIELLKTMLSAIRRPRPEISTHAPRLLRTKIDPSKIGLLIGPGGKNIRAIQEQTGATIDIEDDGTVVIASSSSVGAEDALARVEAIAEEIKVGRVYNGTVSSIKDFGAFIEIAPGKDGLCHISELSDGFVKNVNEVVQVGEKIQVKVIAIDEQNRVKLSRKAVLADEAEKPAAE from the coding sequence ATGAAAGTTACTGTAGAGCGTCAGTTTGCAGGTCGCACCTTATCCATCACTACCGGCGAGTTAGCCAAGCAGGCTGCTGGTGCTGTGACAATTCAATATGGCGAAACAATGGTTTTCGTCGCTGCTCAGAATGGTCCTTCCCGCCCGGGGACAGATTTCTTCCCATTGACCTGCGACTATCGGGAGCGTCTGGCTGCCGCTGGGAAGTTTCCTGGTGGATTCATTAAGCGAGAAGGTCGGCCGACACTTCGCGAAGTGCTGACCAGTCGCCTGACAGATCGTCCAATTCGGCCACTCTTCCCGGAAGGGTACATCGAAGAAGTACAGGTCATGTCGAACGTCCTCGCCTCAGATGGCGTGAACGATCCCGATGTGTTGTCGATTATTGCTGCCAGTGCCGCTCTTTGCCTCGCTCCGGTTCCCTTCCAGGGGCCACTGGCCGCTGTGCGGGTGGGCTTGATCGATGGTGAATTCATTCTCTTCCCGACTCAGGAACAGATTGCCGATTCCGAACTGGATCTGGTGGTGGCAGGTACTGAGAAATCAGTGCTGATGATTGAAGGTTTCGGTAAGCAGCTTCCCGAAGATCAGATGGCCGATGCCATTATGTTCGGGCACCGGACCATCGTTGAATTGTGCCAGTTGCAACTGGAACTGGTTGCGAAGTCGGGCCGCGAACGATTTGTGCTCCCTGCTCCCGAAGCGAATCCTTTCGAAGCGATTCTGCTCGAAAAGGCCTATGCTAAACTGCGTGAAGTCAAGCAGTCGAGCGTCAAGAAAGAGCGTAGCAGCCAGACATCGGCCTACAAGAAAGAACTTCTTGCCGAATTCTTTCCCAATGATGCCGAAACAACGGCCAATGGTCTGACGAAGACTCAGTTCTTCGCCGCCTTTTATGCAGTTGAAACTAAGGCTGTGCGTGATCTGATTCTCGACGGCGTGCGTCTTGATGGACGTAAGCACGACGATCTGCGCGCAGTCAGTTGTGCCGCCAGTGTCTTGCCACGAGTGCACGGCTCTTCGCTCTTCACACGGGGTGAAACTCAATCGCTCGCCACAGTGACATTGGGAACGATTCGCGATGTCCAGCGTGTCGAAGGGCTCTTTGGTGAAGAAGCCAAAGCCTTTATGCTCGACTACTACTTCCCGCCTTACTCAGTCGGTGAATGTAAGCCTTTGCGTGGCCCTGGTCGTCGCGAATTGGGTCATGGGGCTTTGGCTGAACGATCCGTTGCGAGCGTTCTGCCCTCGCCGGAAAAGTTCCCCTACACGATTCGAGTGATTTCGGACATTCTCGAATCGAACGGATCGAGTTCGATGGCTTCGGTCTGCAGTGCAACTCTGGCACTGATGGACGCCGGTGTGCCCATCAGCCAGCCAGTGGCCGGGATTTCGATTGGCCTGGTGAAGTCTGCTGATCGATTCATTCTCCTGACAGACATCATGGGTGATGAAGATCATTTTGGTGATATGGACTTCAAGGTGGCCGGTACTCAGAAGGGCGTAACTGGTATCCAGCTCGACCTGAAGATCGATGGCATCAGCGAAGAAATCGTGCGGGCGACACTCGAGCAGGCCAAGAAAGCCCGTATTGAACTGCTCAAGACAATGCTCAGTGCCATTCGTCGGCCTCGCCCCGAGATTTCGACACACGCACCAAGACTGCTTCGCACCAAGATCGACCCCAGCAAGATCGGTCTGCTGATCGGGCCTGGCGGCAAGAATATTCGAGCCATTCAGGAACAGACCGGTGCGACAATCGACATCGAAGATGATGGGACTGTCGTTATTGCCAGCAGTTCGAGCGTAGGTGCCGAAGACGCACTGGCCCGAGTCGAAGCGATTGCTGAAGAGATCAAGGTCGGCCGGGTCTATAACGGGACGGTCAGCTCGATCAAGGATTTCGGTGCCTTTATCGAAATCGCTCCGGGCAAAGATGGGCTCTGCCACATCAGCGAACTCTCGGACGGCTTCGTGAAGAATGTGAACGAAGTTGTCCAGGTGGGCGAGAAGATTCAGGTGAAAGTCATCGCCATCGACGAACAGAACCGTGTCAAGCTTTCGCGTAAGGCTGTATTGGCTGATGAAGCCGAGAAGCCAGCCGCTGAGTAA
- a CDS encoding sigma-70 family RNA polymerase sigma factor: MSNYRHPALRLLAEQQMRYSPRDVRLQQLERAERLAHRVDPQIEYPWQKVCQEVTSYRPESYPDLLITGSDLLHDLRVFIEDLSESIELRPEQMTEDVLTVEDVSRQYNVSTKTVDRWRDRGLISRKFLFGGRKRVAFLRSSVDQFVEANHEDIGRVGNFRHVTEDERRMILGRARRLARFGAGPTEINRRLARKFHRSPETIRLMLKDFDREQPEIALFPDDSDVLSLTEREEVYEAYHQGVAVEDLATKFKRTKSSLYRTIAEVRARHLLSRSIDYMDAPEFHKEAAQAIESEEPPAVIDQGVTKPPPGLPPYLASLYTTPLLTREQEHHYFRKMNYLKFAADNLRKTISLAQPRVKLMDEIESLLARSTEIKNFLIRSNLRLVVSIAKKHSHPTANFFEMISDGNMSLIKAIEKFDYTRGFKFSTYASWAIMKNFARSIPAENTRLDRFRTGSEEVFVQSMDPRTDQFRDEIVNYRQREALMGILGQLELRERDIIMHRYGLETGQQPQTLEQVGHRLGVTKERIRQIEARALKKLKRIATDERLDIPGI; encoded by the coding sequence ATGTCGAATTACCGCCATCCGGCCTTGAGACTTCTGGCCGAACAGCAGATGCGTTATTCACCTCGCGATGTCCGCCTGCAGCAGCTTGAACGTGCTGAACGGCTGGCTCATCGTGTCGATCCGCAGATTGAATATCCGTGGCAGAAAGTCTGTCAGGAAGTGACTTCGTATCGACCTGAGTCATACCCGGATCTGCTCATCACCGGGTCTGATCTGCTGCATGATCTGCGGGTCTTTATTGAAGACCTGTCGGAGTCGATTGAACTACGCCCAGAGCAGATGACTGAAGATGTGCTGACCGTCGAAGATGTGAGCCGACAGTATAACGTGAGCACAAAAACCGTTGACCGCTGGCGGGATCGTGGCTTGATCAGTCGCAAATTCCTCTTTGGTGGTCGTAAGCGAGTGGCCTTTCTCAGGTCATCGGTGGATCAATTTGTGGAGGCCAATCACGAAGACATCGGCCGTGTGGGGAATTTTCGCCATGTCACGGAGGATGAACGACGGATGATTCTTGGTCGTGCCAGGCGTTTGGCACGCTTCGGTGCCGGCCCGACAGAAATCAATCGTCGGCTGGCCAGGAAGTTCCATCGTTCTCCCGAAACGATTCGCCTGATGTTGAAAGATTTTGATCGAGAACAGCCCGAGATCGCATTGTTTCCCGATGATTCCGATGTGCTTTCACTAACAGAACGCGAAGAAGTTTACGAGGCCTACCATCAGGGTGTGGCTGTCGAAGATCTCGCAACGAAGTTCAAGCGGACCAAGTCGAGTCTTTATCGAACAATTGCCGAAGTGAGAGCCCGGCATCTCCTGAGTCGCTCGATCGATTACATGGATGCGCCCGAATTTCACAAGGAAGCAGCTCAAGCGATCGAGTCTGAAGAACCGCCCGCTGTTATCGATCAGGGAGTAACTAAGCCACCACCCGGTTTGCCTCCTTATCTGGCGAGCTTGTATACCACTCCACTGCTGACCCGGGAGCAGGAGCATCATTACTTCCGCAAAATGAATTACCTGAAGTTTGCTGCTGACAATCTGCGCAAAACGATTTCGTTAGCGCAGCCTCGCGTGAAGCTCATGGATGAAATTGAATCGCTGCTCGCCAGATCAACCGAGATCAAGAACTTCCTGATTCGCAGCAATTTGCGATTGGTCGTGTCGATTGCCAAAAAGCACTCGCATCCGACAGCCAATTTTTTTGAGATGATCAGTGATGGGAATATGTCTCTCATCAAGGCGATTGAAAAATTTGATTACACACGCGGCTTTAAGTTCTCCACTTACGCCTCGTGGGCCATCATGAAGAACTTCGCCAGATCGATTCCCGCTGAGAACACTCGGCTCGATCGTTTCCGAACAGGGAGCGAAGAAGTCTTTGTGCAGTCGATGGATCCGCGCACCGATCAGTTCCGAGACGAAATCGTGAACTATCGTCAGCGGGAAGCCCTCATGGGAATTCTGGGACAGCTCGAATTGCGAGAACGCGATATCATCATGCATCGCTATGGCCTGGAAACTGGCCAGCAACCGCAAACTCTCGAACAGGTCGGGCATCGTTTAGGTGTCACGAAAGAACGAATTCGACAAATCGAGGCCCGCGCTTTGAAGAAGTTGAAGCGTATTGCCACTGATGAACGTCTCGATATCCCCGGGATCTAA
- a CDS encoding GNAT family N-acetyltransferase: MSELTVRQALPADVPALAEFLIPFVAVGRLLPRTHDELEILTKHGFIAEIGGRIAGFAALEIYSPKLGELRSLAVSPIYQGRGVGRAVVQAVIDRAREQNVFEVLAITSTEDFFRKCGFDFTLPGERKALFYQTRPSYLEKPGEVLAED, from the coding sequence ATGTCCGAACTGACTGTCAGGCAGGCACTGCCGGCCGATGTGCCGGCGCTGGCCGAGTTTCTGATACCCTTTGTCGCCGTCGGCCGACTGTTGCCGCGAACTCATGACGAACTTGAAATTCTTACCAAGCATGGCTTTATCGCAGAAATTGGCGGCAGAATTGCCGGTTTTGCCGCCTTAGAAATTTATTCACCCAAACTCGGAGAGCTGCGAAGTCTGGCGGTCAGTCCCATCTATCAAGGGCGCGGCGTCGGTCGTGCCGTGGTGCAGGCTGTGATTGATCGAGCACGGGAACAGAATGTGTTCGAAGTTCTGGCGATTACTTCGACCGAGGATTTCTTCAGAAAGTGTGGTTTTGACTTCACGCTTCCTGGCGAAAGAAAAGCCTTGTTCTATCAGACACGCCCTTCTTACCTCGAAAAACCCGGCGAAGTTCTGGCAGAAGATTAA
- a CDS encoding deoxyribonuclease IV, translated as MPVSILGAHMSIAGGYYKALEAGHRLGMGCVQLFTKNNNQWRGKPLTEDDIRQFQTTWKSTGIQATCAHASYLINLASPDDVLWNKSCDALRDELERAEALGIPGVVLHPGSAVKSTPEAGIVRVIEALDDVHSKCKGFRTQVWLETTAGQGSCLGARFEELSQMLDGVREPDRIGICIDTCHIFAAGYPLHTADDYADTLEQFSQKIGLGRVRAFHVNDSMKGLGSRVDRHAHIGEGQLGRIPFSRLLHDARLTHIPKYLETEKGERNGVDLDLINLQTLQQLIANPEHD; from the coding sequence ATGCCAGTGTCGATCCTTGGTGCGCACATGTCGATTGCGGGGGGCTATTACAAAGCCCTCGAAGCGGGTCATCGCCTGGGGATGGGCTGCGTGCAGCTCTTCACCAAGAATAACAATCAATGGCGGGGGAAACCGCTGACAGAGGACGACATTCGCCAATTCCAGACGACGTGGAAGTCGACCGGGATTCAGGCCACCTGCGCTCATGCCAGTTATCTGATCAACTTAGCCAGTCCTGATGACGTGCTATGGAATAAATCCTGCGATGCGCTCCGGGATGAACTGGAGCGAGCCGAAGCGCTGGGGATTCCCGGCGTTGTGTTGCATCCCGGCAGTGCCGTCAAATCGACACCCGAAGCCGGGATTGTCCGCGTGATTGAAGCCCTGGACGATGTCCATTCGAAGTGCAAAGGATTTCGAACTCAGGTCTGGCTCGAAACGACTGCCGGACAGGGAAGTTGCCTCGGCGCCCGGTTTGAAGAGTTGTCTCAGATGCTCGATGGTGTGCGGGAACCGGATCGAATTGGAATCTGCATCGATACCTGTCACATTTTCGCCGCTGGTTATCCGCTGCATACGGCTGATGATTACGCGGACACTTTGGAGCAGTTTTCACAAAAGATTGGCTTAGGCCGCGTGCGTGCGTTTCATGTTAATGACAGTATGAAGGGGTTGGGCAGCCGGGTGGATCGACATGCGCATATTGGCGAAGGACAACTTGGTCGCATCCCTTTTTCGAGATTGCTCCATGACGCTCGGTTGACTCACATCCCCAAGTATCTGGAGACCGAAAAAGGGGAGCGGAATGGCGTGGATCTCGATCTGATTAATCTGCAGACACTCCAGCAACTTATCGCGAATCCTGAACACGACTGA
- a CDS encoding outer membrane beta-barrel protein yields the protein MERVIEERMMQFSLPKSWRTSLARAGVLLGAFGAMAMPVFAEDATTIAEQAKKRLNGEVVAAPASPIYQVSAMQEQVPPPVPGANVGQPDQIFVDPGYYAAPAPAEEEGPWTLQSVMGSGLADKGIVFGGWADIGYSSNPDLSFTSAAEDDNVNLSQFYMFLKKEADGSKGIDWGFRFDALYGTDGDDAQSFGNPNRTYDNSAAFDHGIYEWALPQLYGEIAVGDVSVKLGHFYTIIGYEVVTSPDNFFYSRQIMFWNSEPFTHTGALATWKASDKLTVWGGWTAGWDTGFAQFEGGSNFLGGMSYAATDKLSLVYTTALGDFGLRGTGAINSFILSYMITDKLQYVGQYDVLGTNNDVDFQTDGVVRDSNGLVNYLFYTINDQWKAGSRFEWYKPDGVSYYEMTYGVNYKPTQNFVLRPEVRYQWAPGISYEEFIFGVDAIFKF from the coding sequence ATGGAACGTGTGATTGAGGAGCGCATGATGCAGTTTTCTCTCCCAAAGTCCTGGCGGACATCGCTGGCTCGCGCCGGTGTGCTGCTGGGTGCTTTTGGCGCGATGGCAATGCCGGTGTTTGCTGAGGATGCAACTACGATTGCCGAACAGGCCAAAAAGCGTTTGAACGGCGAAGTGGTGGCAGCCCCTGCCTCACCGATTTACCAGGTCAGCGCCATGCAGGAGCAGGTGCCCCCACCTGTTCCAGGTGCCAACGTTGGTCAACCAGACCAGATTTTCGTGGATCCTGGTTACTACGCCGCACCAGCACCTGCTGAAGAAGAAGGCCCCTGGACACTCCAGAGCGTGATGGGCTCTGGTCTGGCCGATAAGGGTATCGTCTTTGGTGGATGGGCCGACATTGGCTACTCCAGCAATCCCGACCTGTCGTTTACCAGCGCTGCTGAAGACGACAACGTCAACCTCAGCCAGTTCTACATGTTCCTGAAGAAGGAAGCTGACGGCTCCAAAGGGATCGATTGGGGTTTCCGCTTCGACGCCCTCTACGGTACTGACGGTGACGACGCTCAGTCTTTTGGTAACCCTAACCGTACCTATGACAACTCTGCTGCGTTTGATCACGGCATCTACGAGTGGGCCTTGCCACAGCTCTACGGCGAAATCGCTGTGGGCGATGTCTCGGTCAAGCTGGGTCACTTCTACACAATCATTGGTTACGAAGTTGTGACCTCGCCTGACAACTTCTTCTACAGCCGCCAGATCATGTTCTGGAACAGTGAGCCCTTCACTCACACCGGTGCTCTCGCCACATGGAAAGCCAGCGATAAGCTGACTGTCTGGGGTGGTTGGACTGCTGGCTGGGATACCGGCTTTGCCCAGTTCGAAGGTGGTAGCAACTTCCTCGGTGGTATGAGCTATGCTGCTACCGACAAGTTGAGCCTTGTTTACACCACAGCACTCGGTGATTTCGGTCTCCGTGGTACAGGTGCGATCAACAGCTTCATCCTCTCCTACATGATTACCGACAAGCTCCAGTACGTTGGCCAGTACGACGTGCTCGGAACGAATAACGACGTTGATTTCCAGACAGACGGTGTCGTTCGCGACTCGAACGGTCTGGTCAACTACCTGTTCTACACGATCAACGATCAGTGGAAAGCCGGTTCTCGATTCGAATGGTACAAGCCCGATGGTGTTTCGTACTACGAAATGACCTACGGTGTGAACTACAAACCAACTCAGAACTTCGTTCTGCGTCCTGAAGTCCGCTACCAGTGGGCTCCTGGAATCAGCTACGAAGAGTTCATCTTCGGCGTCGACGCTATCTTCAAGTTCTAA